A genomic segment from Roseibium algicola encodes:
- the tssB gene encoding type VI secretion system contractile sheath small subunit — MASNSGQGFIKRNRPPRVHIFYEDPFDAEQKVELPFVMGIMADLSGDNPGVEKADIDDRKFLDIDMDNFSKRMEAIEPGTSFTVKDKLSGEENSKMSVQLRFKSMDDFTPGRVAEQVPALKKLLDARRSLAALRTMMDGRVQAISQLEELTRDPALMQALAQKIEADKASSADKQADGDGTEEA, encoded by the coding sequence ATGGCATCGAACAGTGGGCAAGGCTTTATCAAGCGCAACAGACCTCCGCGGGTCCACATTTTCTATGAAGATCCGTTTGACGCGGAACAGAAGGTGGAACTGCCATTCGTCATGGGCATCATGGCCGATCTTTCCGGCGACAACCCTGGCGTGGAAAAAGCCGATATCGATGACCGCAAGTTCCTCGACATCGACATGGACAACTTTTCCAAGCGCATGGAAGCAATTGAACCTGGCACTTCCTTCACCGTGAAGGACAAGCTGTCCGGCGAAGAAAACTCCAAAATGAGCGTCCAGCTGCGTTTCAAGAGCATGGACGACTTCACCCCGGGACGCGTTGCCGAACAGGTTCCGGCACTCAAGAAGCTGCTCGATGCACGCCGCAGCCTGGCTGCATTGCGCACCATGATGGACGGACGTGTCCAGGCGATCTCCCAGCTCGAGGAGCTGACCCGGGACCCGGCCCTGATGCAGGCACTTGCTCAGAAAATCGAAGCCGACAAGGCATCGTCCGCCGACAAGCAGGCAGACGGCGACGGCACGGAGGAGGCATAA
- the tssE gene encoding type VI secretion system baseplate subunit TssE has product MAKSNVKMHSPLMWAFRAMDDPDYKAAQDRQKEAQNGANLRSGRRLSRSYGVSEHTLLSEVRQDLQALLNTVNLNSTQDLSDFPEVESSIINYGLPDLSVHIVDSVRIDRLAEDIRQALIHFEPRMDPRTLKVERDDKVESDTFKVRFLIKAEIRCDPIRVASEFVADVDPAFGRIKIIGATA; this is encoded by the coding sequence ATGGCTAAATCAAATGTGAAAATGCACTCCCCGCTGATGTGGGCCTTCCGTGCAATGGACGACCCAGACTACAAGGCCGCTCAGGACAGGCAAAAAGAAGCACAGAACGGCGCCAACCTCAGATCCGGTCGGCGGCTTTCCAGATCCTACGGGGTCTCTGAACACACCCTGCTTTCCGAAGTACGGCAAGACCTGCAGGCGCTCCTCAATACGGTCAACCTCAATTCCACTCAGGACCTTTCCGATTTTCCGGAAGTTGAGAGCTCGATCATCAATTACGGATTGCCGGACCTTTCTGTCCATATTGTTGACAGCGTTCGCATTGACCGACTTGCCGAAGACATCCGACAGGCCCTCATCCATTTCGAACCGCGCATGGACCCGCGCACGCTCAAGGTCGAGCGCGACGACAAGGTCGAAAGCGATACCTTCAAGGTAAGATTTCTCATCAAGGCAGAAATACGCTGCGATCCGATCCGGGTCGCGAGTGAATTCGTAGCCGACGTCGACCCTGCTTTCGGCCGTATCAAGATCATCGGGGCAACTGCATGA
- a CDS encoding Hcp family type VI secretion system effector, with protein sequence MAVDFYLELEGIKGEAQDKTHKDKIDVLSWSWGASQSGTTHMGSGSGSGKAHFQDLSITKFVDKSTPVLLQHVSTGKHITKGTLFVRKAAGDNPLEYIKLEMKDIIVTNVSTGGSGSDDRITESVTLNFGEYKYIYTEQKPDGSKGAAPEFAWDIAANEKK encoded by the coding sequence ATGGCCGTCGATTTTTATCTGGAACTTGAAGGTATCAAAGGCGAAGCACAGGACAAGACCCATAAGGACAAGATTGACGTCCTTTCCTGGTCCTGGGGCGCTTCCCAGTCCGGCACCACCCACATGGGTTCGGGCTCCGGCTCCGGCAAGGCACACTTCCAGGATCTGAGCATCACCAAGTTCGTCGACAAATCCACCCCTGTGCTTCTGCAGCACGTGTCGACTGGCAAGCATATCACCAAAGGCACTCTCTTTGTTCGCAAGGCTGCCGGTGATAACCCGCTGGAATACATCAAGCTCGAAATGAAGGACATTATCGTGACCAACGTTTCGACCGGCGGCAGTGGCTCCGACGATCGCATCACGGAGAGCGTCACGCTGAACTTCGGTGAGTACAAATACATCTACACCGAACAGAAGCCGGACGGCTCCAAGGGCGCAGCCCCCGAGTTTGCCTGGGACATTGCAGCAAACGAAAAGAAATAA
- the tssC gene encoding type VI secretion system contractile sheath large subunit: protein MSSTDTSAQASGAAAGEVAVEKSPEEFASILKQNFRIKNENDTANQLVDNAMSTFLAEALSDQALIKEDVYDTIDEMIAKLDEKLTAQVNEIIHAEEFQTLESAWRGIDYLVHQSETDASLKLQFLNISKKELAGVFKSYRGAKWDQSPLFKQIYEAEFGQLGGQPYGCLVGDYEFSYDPQDITVLRGMAKIASAAHAPFLAAANPQLMQMDSWTELPAKRDLSKIFDTEIHAQWRTLRESEDSRYLGLTMPRVLARQPYGAKSDPVEEFAFEEEFGEDSHENYAWMSSAYAMATNVNRAYKEFGWTVRIRGVESGGLVENLPTHVFETDDGGVDQKCPAEIAISDRREHEISRLGLIPLIHRKNTDQAAFLGAQSVFKPRQFSGPDGKDATASDNLSARLPYMFATTRFAHYLKVMVRNKIGSTKESAQLQRWLNDWIMDYVDGDPDNSTEETKARKPLREAKVTIVPDEENPGYYRAQFFLRPHYQLEGMDIGMSLASRIPQDGN from the coding sequence ATGAGCAGCACCGATACCAGCGCCCAGGCAAGTGGCGCAGCAGCCGGCGAAGTTGCGGTTGAGAAGAGCCCCGAGGAGTTCGCTTCGATCCTGAAACAGAATTTCCGGATCAAGAACGAAAACGATACGGCCAATCAGCTGGTTGACAACGCCATGTCGACCTTCCTCGCCGAAGCCCTGTCCGATCAGGCGCTTATCAAGGAAGACGTCTACGACACGATCGATGAGATGATCGCGAAGCTGGACGAAAAACTGACGGCTCAGGTGAACGAGATCATTCACGCCGAGGAGTTCCAGACACTTGAAAGTGCCTGGCGCGGGATCGATTACCTCGTGCACCAGTCTGAAACCGACGCTTCGCTCAAGCTTCAGTTCCTGAACATCTCCAAGAAAGAACTTGCAGGCGTGTTCAAGAGCTACCGCGGCGCCAAGTGGGATCAGAGCCCGCTGTTCAAGCAGATCTATGAAGCCGAATTCGGCCAACTGGGTGGTCAGCCCTACGGCTGTCTCGTGGGTGACTATGAATTCTCCTACGACCCGCAGGACATCACCGTGCTGCGCGGCATGGCAAAGATCGCTTCGGCAGCCCATGCACCGTTCCTGGCAGCGGCCAATCCGCAACTGATGCAGATGGATAGCTGGACGGAACTGCCGGCCAAGCGTGATCTGTCCAAGATCTTCGATACGGAGATCCATGCCCAGTGGCGGACGCTGCGGGAATCCGAGGACTCCCGTTACCTTGGTCTGACAATGCCCCGCGTGCTGGCTCGCCAGCCCTACGGTGCGAAGTCCGACCCGGTGGAAGAATTCGCCTTCGAAGAAGAGTTCGGCGAAGACAGCCACGAGAATTACGCCTGGATGAGCTCGGCTTATGCCATGGCAACCAACGTCAACCGTGCCTACAAGGAATTCGGTTGGACTGTGCGCATCCGCGGCGTCGAAAGCGGTGGTCTGGTGGAAAACCTGCCGACCCACGTCTTTGAAACCGACGATGGCGGTGTGGACCAGAAGTGCCCTGCGGAAATCGCGATTTCCGACCGGCGCGAACACGAGATCTCCCGTCTGGGCCTGATCCCGCTGATCCACCGCAAGAATACGGACCAGGCAGCCTTCCTTGGAGCTCAGTCCGTCTTCAAACCGCGCCAGTTCTCCGGACCGGACGGCAAGGATGCAACGGCATCGGACAACCTGTCTGCCCGCCTGCCCTACATGTTCGCGACCACTCGTTTCGCCCACTACCTGAAAGTGATGGTGCGCAACAAGATCGGTTCGACCAAGGAATCGGCGCAGCTGCAGCGTTGGCTGAATGACTGGATCATGGACTACGTCGATGGTGATCCGGACAACTCGACCGAGGAAACCAAAGCGCGCAAGCCGCTGCGGGAAGCCAAGGTCACTATCGTGCCCGACGAGGAAAACCCCGGATATTACCGGGCTCAGTTCTTCCTTCGTCCGCACTATCAGCTGGAAGGCATGGACATCGGCATGAGCCTGGCGTCCCGCATTCCGCAAGACGGTAATTGA
- the tssG gene encoding type VI secretion system baseplate subunit TssG, translating to MSGPADKDLTKTRVARDKTVVPSSSRKAPAWPTKEETETAIESDEKADADDIWTVKPQDNNTPEDETEALAVKSPAIESAAITSPEHATPSPAGSQSETPAQQIDPPAETSVEGTEEVIEAQTEETASDPAAEEAVPETPRIEVPVQQQYASLLAALGDRIEKHPGGHDLLAVLRMLEGQTAPGISETGIKPKNADEPAPPRIGKSRRMMEDIVRFGQDPSSEFATSTIERATKDGDGGLVLLERFLGLLGPQGALPSAYTDEAIMRGLRGDDSFPRFLDLFNNRFVQLFYRAWADARPIVQHDRPDDDRFLAYLGSAIGIGTPFYRDLDRIDDRLKLLYAGLMAPKTKSAARLKALITGVFDVRVEIDQCVGTWLHLDKDDQLKLGGFGPSGAGQLGADTIVGSKVYSVSDKIRIRIFTSSLEEYRQFLPPTRARPNPWTEKLFDLIDFYLGLEIEYEIELALPKRCASAVRMDANNSATLGHIGWLKPAASGPDVDTDLEAEEEEMLTDTRFRPVRRHTTVYQ from the coding sequence ATGAGCGGTCCGGCAGACAAGGATCTGACGAAAACCCGTGTTGCACGGGACAAGACCGTTGTGCCTTCATCCTCCCGGAAGGCCCCGGCATGGCCGACCAAAGAGGAGACGGAGACTGCAATCGAGTCTGATGAGAAGGCCGACGCTGACGATATCTGGACCGTAAAACCGCAGGACAACAACACACCTGAGGACGAGACAGAAGCGCTCGCGGTCAAGTCGCCCGCGATTGAATCTGCCGCGATCACATCGCCCGAACACGCCACTCCCTCGCCTGCCGGATCCCAATCAGAAACGCCTGCACAACAAATCGATCCTCCAGCGGAAACCTCTGTCGAGGGAACGGAAGAGGTGATTGAAGCGCAGACCGAAGAGACTGCGTCTGATCCAGCAGCTGAGGAAGCAGTTCCGGAAACCCCGCGTATCGAGGTGCCGGTCCAGCAGCAATACGCGTCGTTGCTTGCAGCCCTCGGAGACCGCATCGAGAAGCATCCAGGTGGACATGATCTGCTGGCGGTGCTGAGAATGCTCGAAGGCCAGACCGCTCCGGGAATTTCCGAAACCGGAATAAAGCCGAAGAACGCCGATGAGCCCGCTCCACCCAGGATCGGCAAAAGCCGGCGCATGATGGAAGACATCGTTCGCTTCGGTCAGGACCCGTCCAGCGAATTCGCTACATCGACAATTGAGCGTGCGACAAAAGACGGTGACGGCGGCCTGGTCTTGCTGGAACGCTTCCTTGGTTTGCTTGGGCCGCAAGGCGCTCTGCCTTCCGCCTATACCGACGAAGCGATCATGCGCGGGCTCAGAGGCGATGACAGTTTTCCGAGATTCCTTGACCTGTTCAACAACCGCTTCGTGCAGTTGTTCTACCGCGCGTGGGCCGATGCCAGACCGATCGTTCAACATGACCGGCCGGACGACGACCGGTTTCTCGCCTATCTCGGGTCGGCGATCGGCATCGGCACCCCGTTTTACCGGGACCTCGACAGGATCGATGATCGGCTCAAGCTGCTCTATGCGGGCCTTATGGCCCCCAAGACAAAGAGCGCCGCTCGTTTGAAGGCCCTCATCACGGGCGTTTTCGATGTCCGGGTAGAGATTGATCAATGTGTCGGGACGTGGCTGCATCTGGACAAGGACGATCAGCTCAAGCTTGGTGGTTTCGGGCCAAGCGGAGCCGGGCAACTTGGCGCCGACACGATCGTTGGATCAAAGGTCTACAGTGTGAGTGACAAGATCCGGATCAGGATTTTCACGAGCAGTCTGGAGGAATATCGGCAGTTTCTCCCGCCAACCCGGGCAAGACCCAATCCCTGGACAGAGAAGCTTTTCGACCTCATCGATTTTTATCTGGGTCTGGAAATTGAATATGAAATTGAACTTGCGCTGCCGAAGAGATGCGCATCCGCTGTCCGGATGGATGCCAACAACTCCGCAACGCTTGGACATATCGGCTGGCTGAAGCCGGCCGCTTCCGGCCCCGACGTCGATACTGACCTGGAGGCCGAAGAAGAAGAAATGCTTACCGACACCCGTTTCCGGCCTGTGCGTCGCCACACCACAGTCTACCAATAG
- the tssF gene encoding type VI secretion system baseplate subunit TssF, with protein sequence MNREFLDLYNQELTYLREQGASFAEAYPAVAERLGGLLEDRSDPMLSGLLEGTAFLSARVQLKMKHEFAEFTSNLFEQLYPTALAPIPSLVLARVTPKYGDANLRNGIKVDRHAPMEAVFRERQGEVRCRFTLTSPITLTPLELTAAKYLSSAAQVSGLGAEMAEDRRTRAGLSITFTHRMSEDPENEVSAEEALKKPEYQVAGCRIDSLPVRLIGPLDLAAKVYEQIFGHTIALYIRTEDAFGQASLQRLPVDAIEQLGFDEEDSLLHNDLRLFTGFDHLRDYFNFPRSFLGIRLTGLRRYLDRVKAKAFDLVFVFDEAENRLPAHVERKIFALHSAPAVNLFERQTDRVPIKKGQHEFAVITDRTRPLDYEVHAVTEVSAHFSGGEKRPVEPLYSVAPDTEKAGHEWFYTIRRLPRRQSSSEIRRMQPSHYIGTETFISISSGAQAAALLQTGKKRLSELSLKVLASNRSLAADLPVGTNPDKSEIGDFRILEDIGLKVDCVAGPTSPRPPLLSYNERLGEQGHAGAIAWRLINILALNHTGLVHDAAGQDGRSFRDVLSVFAPLSDSSADRQAQSVRSVSTRPVVRRLQQKSGTGVARGLEITITLDDKAFEGASAFLMGAVLDRFVAEYASINHFTQCVIATTERGVIMKWPPRIGAKGIL encoded by the coding sequence ATGAACCGGGAATTTCTCGACCTCTATAATCAGGAACTCACCTACCTGCGAGAACAAGGGGCGTCATTCGCTGAGGCCTATCCTGCTGTAGCAGAACGCCTGGGTGGGCTTCTGGAAGACCGTTCCGACCCCATGCTGTCCGGATTGCTTGAAGGTACTGCCTTCCTGTCAGCTCGCGTGCAGCTGAAAATGAAGCATGAGTTCGCCGAATTCACTTCCAACCTGTTCGAACAACTATATCCAACCGCGCTGGCGCCCATTCCCTCTCTGGTACTTGCCCGCGTGACGCCGAAATATGGCGACGCGAATTTGCGCAACGGCATAAAGGTCGATCGCCATGCTCCCATGGAGGCCGTCTTCCGTGAACGCCAGGGAGAGGTTCGCTGCAGGTTCACTCTCACCTCTCCTATTACGTTGACACCCCTGGAGCTGACAGCTGCAAAGTACCTGAGCTCAGCTGCGCAGGTCTCCGGTCTCGGTGCGGAGATGGCTGAAGACAGACGCACGCGCGCAGGTCTGTCCATCACGTTCACACACCGCATGTCCGAGGATCCGGAAAACGAGGTTTCAGCCGAAGAAGCCTTGAAGAAACCAGAATACCAGGTGGCCGGCTGTCGGATCGATTCACTTCCCGTCCGATTGATCGGACCTCTGGATCTGGCTGCGAAGGTCTATGAACAGATCTTCGGACATACAATCGCGCTCTACATCCGTACCGAAGACGCCTTCGGTCAGGCCAGCCTGCAGCGCCTGCCCGTCGATGCCATAGAGCAGCTGGGTTTCGATGAAGAAGATTCCCTCTTGCACAACGACTTGCGCCTGTTCACCGGCTTTGATCACTTGCGCGACTATTTCAACTTTCCGCGCAGCTTCCTCGGGATCCGTCTGACGGGCTTGCGCCGTTACCTGGATAGGGTCAAGGCAAAAGCATTCGATCTGGTCTTCGTGTTCGATGAAGCAGAAAACCGGTTGCCTGCTCACGTTGAACGCAAGATTTTCGCGCTTCACTCAGCGCCGGCCGTCAACTTGTTCGAAAGGCAGACTGACCGGGTGCCGATCAAGAAAGGGCAGCACGAGTTTGCTGTCATCACGGATCGGACACGGCCACTGGATTATGAAGTGCATGCCGTCACTGAAGTTTCCGCCCACTTCTCAGGAGGCGAGAAACGACCGGTTGAACCGCTCTACAGCGTTGCACCAGACACTGAAAAAGCCGGTCACGAGTGGTTTTATACCATTCGCCGTTTGCCGCGACGCCAGTCGTCTTCTGAAATCCGGCGCATGCAGCCGAGCCACTACATAGGCACAGAAACCTTCATCTCTATCTCAAGCGGAGCACAGGCTGCCGCCCTGCTGCAAACCGGCAAGAAACGTCTTTCGGAATTATCACTGAAAGTATTGGCATCCAACCGGTCGCTGGCCGCAGACCTCCCCGTGGGAACCAACCCGGACAAGTCCGAGATTGGGGATTTCCGCATACTGGAGGATATCGGCCTCAAGGTAGATTGTGTTGCCGGCCCGACATCGCCAAGGCCGCCGCTTCTTTCCTACAATGAAAGACTAGGCGAACAGGGTCACGCCGGCGCCATTGCCTGGCGGCTCATTAACATACTGGCCTTGAACCATACCGGCCTTGTACACGATGCGGCAGGTCAGGACGGTCGGTCTTTCCGCGATGTGTTGAGCGTCTTCGCGCCACTTTCCGACAGTTCAGCAGACCGGCAGGCCCAGTCTGTTCGGTCGGTTTCGACAAGGCCAGTTGTACGCCGCCTGCAACAGAAGTCCGGCACAGGTGTCGCCAGAGGTCTCGAAATCACGATCACGCTCGATGACAAGGCTTTTGAAGGGGCGAGTGCCTTTCTGATGGGGGCTGTCCTCGACCGGTTTGTCGCCGAATACGCTTCCATCAATCACTTCACGCAGTGTGTGATCGCAACGACAGAGCGCGGCGTTATCATGAAGTGGCCTCCGCGGATCGGCGCGAAAGGAATTCTATGA